A genomic window from Xyrauchen texanus isolate HMW12.3.18 chromosome 15, RBS_HiC_50CHRs, whole genome shotgun sequence includes:
- the LOC127655586 gene encoding protein tweety homolog 1-like → MAAIAIVPNYTPSLWVRLCHAIPRLDLTLQTRDSVFTPDSWEYQQTLLVLSSFSAIALVLSLLVVLSFLIHYCCCHCGDGGRDAEEEEEDDDASGGHGYNGRKGHDICCVTWVSVAALTLCCVAIGIGFYGNSEANDGMYQLTSSLLTANYTLASIDLLVSDTVAGLQQSVSGPLTSMEDLFGGHKPALVATRSCRRLSERVVSLLSNLTLGRAPTLNPSSNSIPVPFSPGWAANTLMVNEDYRWLSYVLLLLLDLLVCFFILLGLAKQARWLLVLMTVLAWLALFLSWGSLGLETATVVALSDFCFDPNTFVLNSTHFNSKTSTEVLDYYLTCSRRMNSPFQQLLTQSQRALSSIHSHLSTLERDALSRFPKAEKSLREVQQILNATEGNFHQLVALLNCRGLNKDYVDSLKGLCYDGMEGLLYLSLYSFLSALAFTAILCSLPGAWRSFHSDSEEYEDSDSESEDPFTSHQARRQMVSGSQRGALPPFYSYQGAGWTPPFSSAPPLP, encoded by the exons ATGGCTGCCATAGCAATCGTCCCCAACTACACCCCATCTCTATGGGTACGTTTATGCCATGCCATTCCTCGCCTGGACTTGACCCTGCAGACCCGAGATAGCGTGTTCACCCCAGACAGCTGGGAGTACCAGCAG ACACTTCTGGTCCTCTCCAGCTTCTCCGCTATTGCTCTCGTCCTCTCGTTACTTGTCGTTCTCTCCTTCCTCATCCACTACTGTTGCTGCcattgtggtgatgggggcagagatgcagaggaagaagaggaagacgATGATGCCAGCGGTGGCCATGGATACAATGGCAGAAAGGGGCATGACATCTGTTGTGTCACATGGGTATCGGTTGCAGCCTTGACATTATGCTG TGTTGCCATAGGCATTGGCTTCTACGGCAACAGTGAGGCGAACGATGGGATGTATCAGTTGACCTCATCCTTGCTCACTGCCAATTATACGCTGGCTTCCATCGATCTACTG GTTTCAGACACTGTGGCTGGGCTACAGCAATCTGTGTCAGGGCCCTTGACCTCCATGGAGGATCTGTTTGGAGGACATAAGCCGGCACTTGTGGCCACACGCTCCTGCAGACGCTTGTCAGAGCGGGTGGTGTCTCTCCTCTCCAACCTGACGCTGGGAAGAG CCCCCACCCTCAATCCCTCGTCCAACAGCATTCCAGTACCCTTCTCCCCTGGCTGGGCAGCCAACACTCTCATGGTGAATGAAGACTACAG GTGGCTATCGTACGTGCTGCTACTTTTGCTGGATTTGTTGGTatgtttctttattctgctgGGTTTGGCCAAACAGGCCCGCTGGCTACTTGTCCT gATGACAGTGCTGGCCTGGTTGGCTCTGTTTCTGAGTTGGGGTTCTCTCGGCCTGGAGACAGCCACTGTGGTG GCCCTGAGTGATTTTTGCTTTGACCCAAACACATTTGTGCTTAACTCCACTCACTTCAACTCTAAAACAAGCACAG AAGTCCTGGACTACTACCTGACCTGCAGCAGGAGAATGAACAGCCCCTTTCAACAG CTACTGACCCAGTCCCAGAGAGCGCTGTCCAGCATTCACTCCCACCTTTCCACTCTGGAGAGAGATGCCCTCTCGCGGTTTCCAAAGGCAGAG AAGTCACTCAGGGAGGTACAGCAGATACTCAATGCCACTGAGGGCAACTTCCACCAGCTGGTTGCACTTCTCAACTGCCGAGGGCTGAACAAG GATTATGTTGACTCTCTGAAAGGCCTGTGCTATGATGGGATGGAGGGGTTGCTCTATCTTTCCCTGTACTCGTTTCTCTCCGCTTTGGCATTCACAGCCATTCTTTGCTCCCTCCCAGGAGCCTGGAGGAGCTTCCACAG TGATTCTGAAGAGTACGAGGACTCCGACAGCGAGAGCGAGGACCCCTTTACTTCTCATCAGGCACGTAGACAGATGGTCTCGGGCTCACAGCGAGGGGCCTTGCCCCCCTTCTATAGTTACCAGGGGGCCGGCTGGACTCCCCCCTTTTCTAGCGCGCCTCCGTTACCGTGA